A genomic segment from Candidatus Babeliales bacterium encodes:
- the tsaD gene encoding tRNA (adenosine(37)-N6)-threonylcarbamoyltransferase complex transferase subunit TsaD — translation MNYTILAIESSCDETAAAVYSSTHGMLSNHLYSQAFLHTPFGGVLPEVASRSHLEKMPIIIQQALDTAGCTLNDIDVIAVTHKPGLAGSLLVGVCFAKSLAWATNKKLIGVNHLEGHAFSAQIENDIPFPYLCITASGGHTSLYLVHDFGVYDVLGQTVDDAAGEAFDKIAKLINLGYPGGPIIEQYAAAVDFQDFFSYPRTKKSSFDFSFSGLKTAVLYDLVKRNAYILETKQFTQASNILLQQQVASSLLVCISDIFIDKITYALKQFPQVKAVAFVGGVACNKFIKRKLQALCLQKNIPFFAPSPQYCTDNAGMIAFVGHYKAHKGEFSDLSLDILR, via the coding sequence ATGAATTACACCATTTTGGCCATTGAAAGCTCCTGTGATGAAACAGCTGCAGCAGTATACTCCAGCACTCACGGCATGCTTTCAAACCATTTATACTCACAAGCTTTTCTACACACACCATTTGGTGGGGTTCTTCCAGAAGTCGCCTCTCGATCTCATTTAGAAAAAATGCCGATCATCATACAACAAGCACTTGATACCGCAGGCTGTACACTGAATGATATTGACGTGATAGCAGTCACGCACAAGCCAGGACTCGCTGGATCGTTGCTTGTTGGAGTCTGTTTTGCAAAATCTCTCGCATGGGCAACTAATAAAAAATTAATCGGCGTCAACCACTTAGAAGGTCACGCATTTTCAGCACAGATTGAAAACGATATCCCCTTTCCTTACCTATGCATTACCGCATCCGGGGGGCACACTTCGCTCTATTTAGTGCATGATTTTGGCGTATATGATGTCTTAGGGCAAACCGTTGATGATGCAGCAGGTGAAGCTTTTGATAAAATAGCAAAACTCATTAATCTCGGATACCCTGGCGGACCAATTATAGAACAGTATGCGGCTGCAGTAGATTTTCAAGATTTTTTTTCATATCCGCGCACCAAAAAATCCTCATTCGATTTTAGCTTTTCTGGGCTAAAAACTGCAGTGCTGTATGATTTGGTAAAAAGAAATGCCTATATTTTAGAAACTAAACAATTCACACAAGCATCAAACATCCTCTTACAACAGCAGGTCGCAAGCTCACTACTCGTTTGCATCTCCGATATTTTCATAGATAAAATCACCTACGCACTCAAACAATTTCCACAAGTAAAAGCTGTTGCGTTTGTTGGTGGTGTTGCATGTAATAAGTTTATCAAAAGAAAATTGCAGGCATTATGCCTGCAAAAAAATATTCCATTCTTTGCACCATCACCGCAATATTGCACTGATAATGCTGGAATGATCGCCTTCGTTGGCCATTATAAAGCCCACAAAGGCGAATTTTCTGATCTGTCTTTAGATATTTTACGCTGA
- the secF gene encoding protein translocase subunit SecF — protein MIDFLKYRKFVALYSLLLVVGGIAVYFYKEQTYGEAFSYSIDFNGGTQIWLRFDGPVDSQKVRTVLEDNGWKNPVLREFPAKQELLVRVQEFVSDSKGLADKITQKINESISDNRAQVLQSEGVGPSIGAELRQQSIYAVLFSLIALLLYIAFVFWSFAFAFGAVVALVHDALIMVGFFLLFDREISINVIAAILTVLGYSINDTIIIFSYIRNQLKKNTTGSLYDVVNVSINKTLRRTILTSFATTLVVVSMLVFGGEVLRDLSLTLLIGIVFGTYSSIFIASPVMMLFYNRKEAKA, from the coding sequence ATGATTGATTTTTTGAAATATCGTAAATTTGTAGCGTTATATTCATTGTTACTTGTCGTGGGTGGGATTGCGGTTTATTTTTATAAAGAGCAAACTTACGGAGAGGCGTTCAGCTATAGCATTGATTTTAATGGTGGTACACAGATATGGTTGCGTTTTGACGGTCCAGTAGATAGTCAAAAAGTGCGTACCGTGTTAGAAGATAATGGTTGGAAAAACCCCGTTCTTCGTGAGTTCCCCGCTAAACAAGAGTTATTGGTTCGTGTACAAGAATTTGTGAGCGATTCAAAAGGTCTTGCTGATAAAATTACTCAGAAAATTAATGAGAGTATATCAGATAATCGTGCTCAAGTGTTGCAAAGTGAAGGTGTTGGACCAAGTATTGGAGCGGAGCTTCGGCAGCAGTCAATATATGCAGTGCTTTTCTCGTTAATAGCGTTGCTTTTGTATATTGCGTTTGTTTTTTGGTCATTTGCTTTCGCATTTGGAGCTGTGGTTGCCTTAGTTCACGATGCGCTTATTATGGTAGGATTTTTCCTATTATTTGATCGCGAAATATCAATCAACGTGATTGCAGCAATTTTGACAGTCCTTGGATATTCGATTAATGATACGATTATTATATTTTCTTATATCAGAAATCAGCTCAAAAAGAATACCACGGGTTCTTTGTATGATGTGGTAAACGTGAGTATTAATAAAACGTTACGCCGTACCATTCTGACTAGTTTTGCAACAACATTGGTTGTTGTATCGATGTTGGTCTTCGGTGGTGAAGTATTACGTGATCTTTCATTGACATTATTAATAGGTATTGTGTTTGGTACATATTCATCTATTTTCATCGCAAGTCCTGTTATGATGTTGTTTTACAATCGTAAAGAAGCAAAAGCCTAA
- the rpmA gene encoding 50S ribosomal protein L27: protein MATSKSGGSTSNGRESHSKRLGCKLFDGQVVTGGEIIVRQRGTHIHPGCGVRRGSDDTLFAVSKGSIKFHWGLKGRRYVSVRAS from the coding sequence ATGGCAACGAGTAAAAGCGGCGGCTCGACCAGTAATGGTCGCGAAAGTCATAGTAAGCGACTAGGGTGCAAATTATTTGATGGTCAAGTAGTAACTGGTGGTGAAATTATTGTTCGTCAACGTGGAACACACATACATCCAGGTTGTGGTGTTAGACGTGGTAGCGACGACACTTTATTTGCGGTAAGCAAAGGCTCTATTAAATTCCATTGGGGCTTAAAAGGTCGTAGATACGTTTCTGTACGAGCTTCTTAA
- the polA gene encoding DNA polymerase I: protein MQFDPKKTVFLIDGSSFLYRAYYSVRPLHTPKGEAVQAVYGFARMLKKLIDTFNPQYIALVWDSKGKTTRHEMFESYKATRQAAPSDIFDQKEYIIRLADAIGMKQIAKTGIEADDIMFSLAKEQTPHSDSVVFVTSDKDMGQALNDKVFIYDTFKDVIFDVKKFEEKMGFSVDRLPLYFALLGDASDNIPGVKGIGEKGATDLAQRFATLEELYENVTSIKGKTRIALEEQKDKAFLSRDLFLLQYHPTKLEKDDLSFDSAQWRSAEELFKELDFKSLLQDIGVTAELSVEQKIAAISTLDFKAVTTEQQLADLSVALKKAGAFAMDTETVGVRPLQDPCIGMSFCFQEGEAYYVPFGHAVTMFEQQLSREQVVAALKPVLEDEACKKYLHHVKFDQLVLHTLGIKLAGVAFDTMIAATLLSHGWQRAGLKFLSKHYFNEDMLTFAELVTNKKLSNFSQVPLNIATLYAAHDAHQTFKLYAVLVQELKKEKKLSQLFYDIEMPVVQVLVEMEAEGIYLDVPELKQLGKTVDARLIEIEDGILSLIGDKHAGINLNSPKQIGVLLFEDLKLPPQKKSAKKTGYSTDQEVLAALAELHPVPGLIMQYRELAKLKSTYIDALPEYVNPITKKIHTTYNQIAVATGRLASSEPNLQNIPSDGSVFGFQIRAAFKPDPGYVFLSADYSQIELRVLAQLSGDTTLRTAFLHGHDIHAETAARLFDVALADVSHDQRQIGKRINFSILYGLTPYGLSKDLNISFADAKQYIDKYFKQYPSVSGWMETIIDFAKAHGYVETLWGRRRYVPAINETNRPLYEEARRVAINTVAQGTAAEIMKKGMIALRNVIIDQRLGAKMLLQIHDEILLSVPEGQQQETERLVKACLEGVVDWSVPLSVTTRLGADWKEVTK, encoded by the coding sequence ATGCAGTTTGATCCAAAGAAAACAGTATTTTTGATAGATGGTTCTTCATTTTTGTATCGAGCATATTACAGTGTTCGCCCGTTACATACTCCTAAGGGTGAAGCGGTGCAGGCGGTATATGGCTTTGCACGAATGCTTAAAAAATTAATTGATACTTTTAATCCGCAATACATAGCATTGGTTTGGGATAGCAAGGGGAAAACAACGCGACATGAGATGTTTGAAAGTTATAAAGCGACACGGCAAGCAGCGCCGAGTGATATTTTCGATCAAAAAGAATATATAATCAGACTTGCGGATGCAATTGGTATGAAGCAGATTGCCAAAACGGGCATTGAAGCGGATGATATTATGTTTTCGCTTGCCAAAGAACAAACGCCCCATAGCGATAGCGTTGTGTTTGTGACTTCTGATAAAGATATGGGCCAAGCGCTCAACGATAAGGTCTTTATTTATGACACGTTCAAAGATGTGATTTTTGATGTAAAAAAGTTTGAAGAAAAAATGGGTTTCTCGGTTGATCGATTGCCGCTATATTTTGCATTGCTGGGGGACGCTTCAGATAATATTCCTGGTGTTAAAGGGATTGGTGAAAAGGGCGCGACTGATTTGGCACAACGGTTTGCGACTCTTGAAGAGTTGTATGAAAACGTGACATCGATTAAAGGCAAAACGCGGATTGCGCTTGAAGAGCAGAAAGATAAAGCATTTTTAAGTCGAGATCTTTTTTTACTGCAGTATCATCCAACTAAGCTAGAAAAAGATGATTTATCATTTGATAGTGCGCAGTGGAGAAGTGCGGAAGAACTGTTTAAAGAGCTTGATTTTAAAAGTTTATTGCAAGATATCGGCGTGACGGCTGAACTTTCTGTAGAGCAAAAAATTGCTGCGATTTCAACATTAGATTTCAAAGCGGTTACCACCGAGCAGCAGCTTGCTGATTTATCAGTTGCTTTAAAAAAAGCGGGTGCCTTTGCGATGGACACTGAAACCGTTGGCGTGCGTCCATTACAAGATCCGTGTATCGGTATGTCGTTTTGTTTTCAAGAAGGTGAGGCATATTATGTGCCATTTGGGCATGCGGTTACCATGTTTGAACAACAGCTATCGCGTGAGCAGGTGGTAGCGGCATTAAAGCCTGTGCTAGAAGATGAAGCATGCAAAAAATATTTGCATCATGTGAAATTTGATCAGTTGGTATTGCATACATTGGGCATTAAGTTGGCAGGGGTCGCTTTTGATACAATGATTGCAGCAACCCTGTTATCGCATGGCTGGCAGCGCGCTGGTCTTAAATTTTTATCAAAGCATTATTTTAACGAGGATATGCTGACATTTGCAGAGCTAGTGACGAATAAAAAACTATCTAATTTCTCACAAGTGCCGCTTAATATTGCCACATTATATGCTGCGCATGATGCGCACCAAACATTTAAGCTGTATGCGGTTTTAGTGCAAGAGTTAAAAAAAGAAAAAAAGTTGTCGCAGTTGTTTTATGATATTGAGATGCCGGTGGTGCAAGTTTTGGTAGAAATGGAAGCTGAAGGTATTTACTTGGATGTGCCGGAGCTCAAACAGTTGGGCAAAACGGTTGATGCTCGTTTGATTGAAATTGAAGATGGGATTCTTAGTTTAATTGGCGATAAGCATGCAGGGATTAATTTGAATTCACCCAAACAGATTGGGGTTTTATTGTTTGAAGATTTAAAACTGCCACCACAAAAAAAATCGGCAAAAAAGACGGGATATTCAACAGATCAAGAAGTACTTGCAGCGCTTGCAGAGTTACATCCAGTACCAGGACTTATCATGCAGTATCGCGAACTGGCAAAATTAAAAAGTACCTATATTGATGCGTTGCCTGAATATGTGAATCCAATAACTAAAAAAATTCATACAACGTACAATCAAATAGCGGTAGCAACAGGGCGGCTTGCGAGTTCTGAGCCTAATTTGCAAAATATTCCTTCAGATGGATCCGTGTTTGGATTTCAGATTCGTGCGGCATTCAAACCTGATCCGGGCTATGTGTTTTTATCCGCAGACTACTCACAGATTGAGTTACGCGTTCTTGCGCAGTTGTCGGGGGATACAACGTTACGAACAGCCTTTTTACATGGACACGATATTCATGCCGAGACAGCGGCGCGGCTTTTTGATGTTGCGCTTGCTGATGTTTCGCATGACCAGCGGCAGATTGGAAAGCGTATCAATTTCTCGATTTTGTATGGGTTGACGCCATATGGACTTTCTAAGGATCTCAATATCTCTTTTGCTGATGCTAAACAGTATATCGATAAATATTTTAAGCAATATCCATCGGTGTCTGGCTGGATGGAGACGATAATTGATTTTGCAAAGGCGCATGGGTACGTGGAAACCCTCTGGGGACGGCGGCGCTATGTGCCAGCAATTAATGAAACAAATCGTCCACTATACGAAGAAGCACGCCGAGTAGCGATCAATACGGTGGCGCAAGGTACAGCGGCGGAGATTATGAAAAAAGGGATGATAGCCTTGCGTAATGTGATTATAGACCAAAGATTAGGGGCAAAAATGCTGTTACAGATTCATGACGAAATTTTGTTGTCGGTTCCGGAAGGCCAGCAGCAAGAGACTGAGCGATTGGTTAAAGCATGTTTAGAAGGGGTGGTTGATTGGTCGGTTCCATTGAGCGTTACTACTCGATTGGGAGCTGATTGGAAGGAAGTAACTAAGTAG